One stretch of Candidatus Methylomirabilis lanthanidiphila DNA includes these proteins:
- a CDS encoding Glycosyl transferase, group 1 — translation MRLGIVTPFYIPSVRGNSITVQRIESGLRDQGVIVRIWSLEDNPTSAEIRQSLDAFAPDLVHGFHISASGRIVTDTACRLGIPSILSVTGTDVNTDLFDPHRRAEVMDVLRRATRVVVFHNVMRVKLGSELPEIEDRIRIIGQTVHCHEAPFDLRHHLGLAHDDLIFLIPAGIRRVKNITFCLKPLDTLRTQYPHVKAVFVGPIIEAAEGARLRELLRDYPWAFYLGPVPHEQICAILKAADVVINSSLSEGGMANSILEAMHCGRAVLASNIEGNRSVVRDGIDGLLFASESEFAHKAERLISEPSLRHELGKNGKEKIEREFSGEREIHNYLQLYQDAIETCSHRS, via the coding sequence GGGATTGCGGGATCAGGGCGTGATCGTCCGGATCTGGTCCCTGGAGGATAATCCTACGTCGGCGGAGATCAGGCAATCGCTGGACGCATTCGCCCCTGATCTCGTTCATGGATTCCATATCAGTGCGTCGGGGCGGATCGTCACGGACACTGCGTGTCGATTAGGTATCCCCTCGATCCTCAGTGTGACCGGCACCGATGTCAACACCGACCTCTTCGATCCTCACCGGAGAGCAGAGGTCATGGATGTCCTTCGACGGGCAACGCGCGTCGTGGTCTTTCATAACGTGATGCGGGTTAAGCTCGGCAGCGAACTGCCCGAGATAGAAGACCGAATCCGGATAATCGGTCAGACGGTTCACTGCCATGAGGCCCCATTCGATCTCCGACACCACCTCGGCCTGGCACATGATGATCTGATCTTCCTGATCCCTGCAGGTATCCGACGCGTCAAAAATATCACCTTCTGCCTGAAACCGCTTGACACGCTCCGAACGCAGTATCCCCACGTCAAGGCCGTCTTCGTCGGGCCGATCATCGAGGCTGCCGAAGGGGCCAGATTGCGGGAACTTCTGCGCGATTATCCATGGGCCTTCTACCTGGGACCGGTTCCTCACGAGCAGATCTGCGCCATACTGAAGGCGGCAGATGTCGTCATCAACTCGTCGCTCTCCGAAGGCGGCATGGCCAATAGCATCCTGGAGGCGATGCATTGCGGGCGAGCAGTCCTGGCCTCGAATATCGAGGGCAACCGATCGGTCGTACGTGACGGGATCGATGGGCTCCTCTTCGCATCGGAGTCGGAGTTTGCCCACAAGGCGGAACGGCTGATCAGCGAACCGAGCCTCCGCCACGAGCTGGGGAAGAACGGCAAAGAGAAGATCGAGCGGGAGTTCTCCGGAGAACGGGAAATCCACAACTATCTCCAACTCTATCAGGACGCGATCGAGACCTGCTCGCACAGATCATAG
- a CDS encoding LysR family transcriptional regulator, which yields MDLHVLDLFCRIVESGSFSKAADAMYLTQPTVSGHIKKLEKHVGVRLLDRLGHRATPTKAGDLLYRYAKRMLALRHEAQQAIDEFKGGLKGELILGASSIPGGYLLPPLIGPFRTRYPDISIVLKVSDSKAIIEAVIEGAYEVGAVGAQFDDGRLEYRTFAEDEMVLVVPPAHPWTFRKSVNVKELPSQPFLIRERGSGTRKILEQALERRHLSVGTFKVIGEMGSNEAIRQAVKTGVGIAIISRLAVASDINCRELHAVPIAGLKLIRPFYLITHRHRSRSPICNAFLTFIGASTRSEDSHHS from the coding sequence ATGGACCTTCACGTTCTCGATCTGTTCTGCAGAATCGTCGAATCGGGCAGCTTCTCGAAGGCGGCCGACGCGATGTACCTGACCCAACCGACGGTCAGCGGCCACATCAAGAAGCTGGAGAAACATGTAGGAGTCCGCTTGCTCGATCGCCTCGGACATCGGGCCACCCCGACCAAGGCCGGCGACCTGCTCTATCGCTATGCCAAGCGGATGCTGGCGCTCAGGCATGAGGCCCAACAGGCCATCGACGAGTTCAAAGGCGGACTGAAGGGAGAACTGATACTCGGCGCCAGCAGCATTCCCGGCGGCTATCTGTTGCCGCCGCTGATCGGACCGTTCAGGACCCGCTATCCGGACATCTCTATCGTCCTCAAAGTCTCGGACTCGAAAGCGATCATCGAGGCGGTGATCGAGGGCGCCTATGAGGTCGGCGCCGTCGGCGCGCAGTTCGATGACGGGAGGCTCGAATACAGGACATTCGCCGAAGATGAGATGGTCCTGGTCGTGCCGCCTGCGCATCCCTGGACATTCAGGAAGAGCGTCAACGTAAAGGAACTGCCAAGCCAGCCGTTTCTGATCCGGGAGCGCGGCTCCGGAACGCGTAAGATTCTGGAGCAGGCCCTGGAACGACGCCATCTGTCGGTCGGCACCTTCAAGGTGATCGGAGAGATGGGCAGTAATGAGGCGATCCGACAAGCGGTCAAGACAGGCGTAGGTATCGCCATCATCTCCAGGCTCGCCGTCGCGAGCGACATCAACTGCCGCGAACTGCATGCCGTTCCCATCGCCGGTTTGAAGTTGATCAGGCCCTTCTACCTTATCACCCACCGCCACCGTTCACGTTCCCCAATCTGTAACGCCTTTCTCACGTTTATCGGGGCCTCCACACGTTCTGAGGATTCCCACCATTCCTGA
- the puuR gene encoding HTH-type transcriptional regulator PuuR, with protein sequence MVEQLVINVGNNIRELRRQRGLSLRQLSEQIEVSPSAINKIEQNLISPTLGTVLKIVKGLGTTLQSLLNEPSETREVAYLSEDKRRTTFVPDLKINIQSLTGELPDEAFSSVLLTIPKGAKMKEREFHHHGEELQLCIKGKVKFTIRDETYLLKRGDSLHFKSDLRHFWENVGNSEARLLMICAPPIHLGRGAHNG encoded by the coding sequence ATGGTAGAGCAGCTTGTCATTAATGTGGGGAACAACATCAGAGAGCTTCGCCGCCAACGAGGCCTGTCCCTGCGGCAGCTCAGCGAACAGATCGAAGTCTCACCCAGCGCGATCAACAAGATCGAGCAGAACCTCATCTCCCCGACCCTCGGAACCGTCCTCAAGATCGTCAAAGGTCTGGGAACGACCCTTCAATCGCTCCTGAATGAACCAAGCGAGACAAGAGAGGTTGCGTATCTTTCGGAGGACAAGCGGCGAACGACTTTCGTTCCCGACCTGAAAATCAATATCCAGTCGTTGACGGGCGAGTTGCCCGATGAAGCCTTCAGCTCGGTGTTACTGACCATCCCCAAGGGCGCCAAGATGAAAGAGCGGGAGTTCCACCATCATGGGGAGGAGCTGCAACTGTGCATCAAAGGCAAAGTGAAGTTCACGATCAGAGATGAGACGTACCTCCTGAAGCGTGGGGACAGCCTTCATTTCAAGAGCGATCTTCGACACTTTTGGGAAAACGTCGGCAATAGTGAGGCCCGGCTTCTCATGATCTGCGCTCCACCGATTCATCTGGGCAGGGGTGCACACAACGGCTAG
- a CDS encoding cytochrome C oxidase subunit II — protein MTQQTLVLITFLIVTGVLVLVFQMVFASTKHATDIAPARVNRYRTLWFLTLAFILGVVFLFTIRRSPYSLFAQERPDKIFAVAAQQFAFVLSDESFEREKPSAEASGGTVLPVGALVEFRVTSRDVNHGFGIFDPDRTLIAQVQAMPGYVNRLRLRFDKPGTYNVLCLEYCGIAHFIMRTSVEVK, from the coding sequence ATGACACAGCAGACCCTTGTGCTGATCACCTTTCTGATTGTGACCGGTGTGCTGGTGCTGGTCTTTCAGATGGTGTTTGCCAGCACGAAACACGCGACCGACATTGCCCCGGCGCGGGTCAATCGCTATCGGACTCTCTGGTTTCTCACGCTTGCTTTTATTCTGGGCGTGGTGTTCCTGTTCACTATTCGCCGTTCCCCTTATTCGCTGTTTGCCCAGGAACGGCCGGATAAAATCTTTGCGGTAGCGGCTCAGCAGTTCGCCTTCGTCCTCTCTGATGAATCGTTCGAGAGGGAAAAGCCTTCAGCCGAAGCTTCAGGGGGCACCGTGCTGCCCGTAGGGGCCCTGGTGGAGTTCCGCGTCACCAGCCGGGATGTCAATCACGGGTTCGGGATCTTCGACCCGGATCGGACCTTGATCGCGCAGGTGCAGGCGATGCCGGGCTACGTCAACCGTTTGCGTCTGCGGTTCGACAAGCCCGGCACCTACAATGTTCTCTGTCTGGAATATTGCGGCATTGCCCATTTTATTATGCGAACGAGCGTTGAGGTCAAGTGA
- a CDS encoding cytochrome C oxidase subunit I: protein MEKANARMTAAWIVTGLTLFPILILLGIVMRANQGGLITVPADRFFAFLTLHGLGMAGTWFVLGMASSNHLLNKYSPAPLAGNIVAYGLTVIGVVLLIMATLIGKFSAGWYFLYPLPFYSTWEEWATPLFLISITVLGVGWLVWTLSMLVAILRKYPLSQALAWHYLLGSKEPEVPPFIVVLTATLIGIFFCLLAAVTLLILYFGEYLGWIKNDALLMKNLTFVFGHTLVNEMLYLAVAVLYELYPAFGHRAKWKTAWYVALSWNATFLIVMFAYFHHLYMDYVQPTGFQFIGQMASFLAPIPAAVVTIFSVLAYTYRNAMRWNLSSLLYFYGVLGWAIGGVAAVLDATIVNNFVLHNTQWVPAHFHTYNLLGQIFFTLAFIAWFAEQVSGTPFSVGLSKSIFALLLVGGWGFVGMFYLSGTFSIPRRFNLYPADLSLGTTLAKGAAIFAILYLLGTLCFVFGASKRCLRAFSR, encoded by the coding sequence ATGGAAAAAGCTAATGCCCGCATGACCGCCGCATGGATCGTTACCGGTCTCACCCTCTTTCCTATCCTGATCCTCCTCGGTATCGTCATGCGGGCCAATCAGGGAGGGCTGATTACCGTACCGGCAGACCGCTTTTTCGCATTTCTCACCCTCCACGGTCTCGGGATGGCGGGTACCTGGTTTGTCCTCGGCATGGCCAGCAGCAACCACCTGTTGAACAAATACTCTCCCGCGCCGTTGGCCGGCAACATCGTCGCCTATGGCCTGACCGTGATCGGTGTGGTCTTATTGATCATGGCCACCCTCATCGGGAAATTTTCCGCCGGATGGTATTTCCTTTACCCCCTTCCCTTTTATTCGACATGGGAAGAGTGGGCGACGCCGCTCTTTCTTATCAGCATCACGGTCTTAGGGGTAGGGTGGTTGGTCTGGACCCTCTCGATGCTGGTGGCCATCTTGCGGAAATATCCACTCTCCCAGGCCTTGGCGTGGCACTACCTGCTCGGGAGCAAAGAGCCGGAGGTTCCCCCATTCATTGTCGTCCTGACCGCGACGCTGATCGGTATCTTTTTCTGCCTGCTGGCTGCGGTGACCCTGCTGATCCTGTACTTCGGGGAGTATCTGGGGTGGATCAAGAACGATGCCCTCCTGATGAAGAATCTGACGTTTGTCTTTGGACACACACTGGTCAATGAGATGCTGTACCTGGCGGTGGCGGTCTTGTACGAGCTCTATCCGGCATTCGGTCATCGCGCCAAATGGAAAACCGCCTGGTATGTGGCCTTGTCCTGGAATGCGACCTTTCTCATCGTGATGTTCGCCTACTTTCACCATCTGTACATGGATTATGTCCAACCGACCGGATTCCAATTCATCGGCCAGATGGCCTCGTTTCTGGCCCCGATCCCTGCGGCGGTGGTTACGATCTTCAGCGTGCTCGCCTATACCTACCGGAACGCGATGCGCTGGAATCTGTCCTCCCTGCTCTACTTCTACGGAGTGCTGGGGTGGGCGATCGGGGGGGTGGCGGCCGTCTTGGACGCGACCATCGTCAACAACTTTGTCCTGCACAACACCCAGTGGGTTCCCGCCCACTTTCATACTTATAACCTGCTGGGTCAGATCTTCTTCACTCTCGCCTTCATCGCCTGGTTCGCAGAGCAGGTGTCCGGCACGCCCTTCTCTGTTGGATTATCGAAGAGCATCTTTGCGTTGCTGTTAGTAGGAGGCTGGGGATTCGTGGGCATGTTTTACCTCTCAGGGACGTTCTCCATTCCCAGACGATTCAATCTCTACCCGGCCGATCTGTCCCTGGGCACAACCCTGGCGAAAGGCGCCGCGATCTTCGCCATCCTGTATTTGCTCGGGACCCTCTGCTTTGTCTTCGGGGCGTCAAAGCGATGCCTCCGAGCCTTTTCCCGCTGA
- a CDS encoding Cytochrome c, with protein sequence MIGPQRRSLVGVRVSLLLTALIILFAAVAAATTPPPSQSLLALGKVTYAQECAACHGTDGHGKGIAAALMDIKPRDFVAAKYRLVSTWERLPTDEDLFNTITRGLPGTAMPSWKHLSERQRWGLVYYVKSFATTPISVRPQQPPAPDGSGGEGIVTVPPEPVYDAAAEKRARELYNDGCASCHGPTGKGDGVQEQKDEDGLPTHPRDLTEAVFKGSPDPESLYRRIITGMPGTPMPMSDWALGKDAWDLVHYVLSLSTPAQREAATVWTPSELVELPLGDLDIGKSLLTGGRRLTNRGPSCRACHSVSGIGALGGGVLGPDLTNAYHKFGAAMIKWPEHVAPMKPIYTGKPLTDEEKGHLLAFFRTGIGRATDQIYQLTGIGAIGAVVLFLIIHWIWRNRGREVRRTMYQRSYQDRGGIV encoded by the coding sequence ATGATAGGTCCGCAACGCAGAAGTCTTGTTGGAGTACGGGTTAGTCTTTTACTGACGGCGCTCATCATCCTGTTTGCTGCTGTAGCCGCCGCCACGACACCTCCGCCCTCACAGTCACTCCTTGCGCTCGGGAAGGTCACCTACGCCCAGGAGTGCGCCGCATGCCATGGAACGGACGGGCACGGCAAGGGCATCGCCGCCGCCCTGATGGATATCAAGCCTCGCGACTTCGTCGCCGCCAAATATCGCCTGGTGTCGACCTGGGAGCGGCTGCCCACCGATGAAGACCTGTTCAACACGATTACCCGCGGCCTTCCCGGAACCGCCATGCCTTCATGGAAACATCTGTCCGAACGCCAACGCTGGGGTCTGGTTTATTATGTCAAATCGTTCGCCACAACCCCGATCTCCGTACGGCCGCAACAACCACCCGCGCCGGACGGGAGCGGTGGCGAAGGTATCGTCACGGTCCCGCCGGAGCCGGTCTACGATGCCGCAGCCGAAAAGCGCGCGCGGGAACTGTATAACGACGGCTGCGCCTCCTGCCACGGACCGACGGGGAAAGGGGATGGCGTGCAGGAGCAGAAAGACGAGGACGGCCTACCCACCCATCCGCGTGATCTCACCGAGGCTGTCTTTAAAGGCAGTCCGGACCCGGAGTCGCTGTACCGGAGAATTATTACGGGCATGCCGGGAACACCGATGCCGATGAGTGACTGGGCCCTGGGGAAGGATGCGTGGGACCTTGTGCACTATGTGCTGTCCCTATCGACGCCGGCACAGCGCGAGGCGGCGACGGTATGGACGCCGTCGGAACTGGTCGAGCTGCCGCTGGGAGATCTGGATATCGGTAAGAGTCTCCTGACGGGCGGCCGGCGACTGACCAACCGCGGGCCGTCGTGCCGGGCGTGCCACTCTGTCAGCGGGATCGGCGCGCTCGGAGGGGGCGTCCTCGGGCCGGATCTGACCAATGCGTACCATAAATTCGGCGCGGCCATGATCAAGTGGCCGGAGCATGTGGCCCCGATGAAGCCGATTTATACCGGCAAACCGCTGACGGACGAAGAAAAGGGCCACCTGTTGGCCTTCTTCCGCACCGGCATCGGCCGGGCAACAGACCAGATCTATCAACTGACGGGCATCGGCGCAATCGGCGCCGTCGTGCTCTTCCTGATCATTCACTGGATATGGCGAAACCGGGGCCGGGAGGTGCGCCGAACCATGTATCAGCGATCGTACCAGGACCGAGGAGGGATAGTCTGA
- the narZ_2 gene encoding nitrate reductase, producing the protein MAWIQDLFQPERRQWEDFYRNRWQYDRIVRSTHGVNCTGGCSWEVYVKDGIIVWEMQQTDYPMLEDKLPPYEPRGCQRGISASWYVYSPIRVKYPYIRGPLLDFWREAKQRHDDPVEAWRSIVEDESKRKRYQRARGKGGFRRASWDEVLELIAAACLYTAKRYGPDRLFSFSPIPAMSYLSYAAGSRFTQLFGGASMSFYDWYADLPNQFPETWGDQTDVCESADWYNSKFIVSVGANLNMTRTPDVHFISEARYEGAKFVVVAPDFSQVSKYSDWWIPVKAGEDNAMWMAINHVILKEFHADRTVEYFTDYLTRYSDGPFLIKLDKESDGSAKPGRLLTAGEIERYSGEEHSAWKFLVQDTPSGELRCPKGAVGHHWGSRKGQWNLKLEDSLDDSRIDPQLSFIDRYDELMSVKFYDFAGKRYLRRAVPVRHVLTKDGPVPVATVYDLLFAHYGVSRGLPGDYPTDYNDTVPYTPAWQEPITGIGRETIIRLAREFAANAEKTRGKSMVIIGASANHWYNNNLVYRGPSTALILCGCCGVNGGGLNHYVGQEKLTLAAAWKPVAFANDWLKPPRLQQTPLWHYIMSDQWRYEGEFTEYAPLPNDAKWAKGHAADHVARSVRLGWMPFYPQFNKNPLEVVRDAEQAGAQTPEEITQYVLDELQKGALELSVENPDAPENWPRVWLIWRGNAIQSSAKGHEFFLRHYLGTHHNLIAPERVNGTVRDVKISGKAPEGKMDLVVDINFRMDTSAVYSDIVLPAAFWYEKDDLNSTDLHSFIHNLGKAVDPPWEAKSDYDIFKALAKRVSELAGYAFDGPVKDLVAAPLSANGPDEMAQREIIDWKATGERPVPGRTFPHLKVVDRDYSTLYQKFISFGRKVREDGLTGHNWGPLPIRQFYDELLEYPEGGSPDPRHKRTVSWGGQRYPSLETSLDAANLILHLSPETNGEVCYESFRAKAEDVGVELADLAEGHRSQRLNFGDLKRQPRRTLISPCWSGMTNDGRAYSAWTMMVERLVPWRTLTGRQHLYLDHPYYIDFGENLPTYKPKLDAALIHDITESEQDGNCLRLNYITPHGKWNIHSTYKDNHRMLTLSRGMDPVWLNDKDAARVGIKDNDWVEVYNDNGVVVTRANVSSRVQPGTCLYYHAVERTIYVPKSQLRGRRAGGHNSLTRTRVNPVQLAGGYGQWSYGFNSLGPIGIMTRNTYCLVRKMDKLQWE; encoded by the coding sequence ATGGCCTGGATCCAGGATCTGTTTCAACCTGAGCGCCGTCAGTGGGAGGATTTCTACCGGAACCGCTGGCAGTACGACCGGATCGTTCGCAGCACCCACGGCGTCAACTGCACCGGCGGATGCTCCTGGGAGGTGTATGTCAAGGACGGGATCATCGTATGGGAGATGCAGCAGACCGATTACCCCATGCTCGAAGATAAACTCCCGCCGTATGAACCGCGCGGGTGCCAGCGCGGCATCTCCGCCTCCTGGTATGTTTATAGTCCCATCCGGGTGAAATACCCGTATATCCGCGGCCCGTTACTCGATTTCTGGAGAGAGGCGAAGCAACGGCACGACGACCCGGTGGAAGCTTGGCGATCCATCGTCGAGGACGAATCCAAACGAAAACGGTACCAGCGGGCGCGCGGCAAGGGCGGGTTCCGGCGCGCATCGTGGGATGAGGTGCTCGAGCTGATCGCCGCCGCCTGTCTCTATACGGCGAAACGCTACGGCCCAGACCGGCTCTTCAGCTTTTCGCCCATCCCCGCCATGTCGTATCTGTCGTACGCGGCCGGCTCCCGCTTCACCCAACTCTTCGGCGGCGCCAGCATGAGTTTCTACGACTGGTATGCGGATCTGCCCAACCAGTTCCCGGAGACCTGGGGCGACCAAACCGACGTCTGCGAAAGTGCCGATTGGTACAACTCGAAGTTCATCGTGTCGGTGGGCGCCAACCTGAACATGACCCGCACCCCCGACGTCCATTTTATCTCCGAGGCGCGCTACGAAGGGGCGAAGTTCGTCGTAGTCGCCCCGGACTTCAGTCAGGTGTCCAAATACTCCGACTGGTGGATTCCTGTGAAGGCCGGCGAGGACAACGCCATGTGGATGGCGATCAATCACGTCATCCTCAAGGAGTTTCACGCCGACCGGACGGTCGAGTACTTCACCGATTATCTGACGCGCTATTCCGACGGTCCGTTTCTCATCAAGCTCGACAAAGAATCCGACGGAAGCGCGAAACCCGGCCGTCTGCTGACCGCCGGAGAGATTGAACGCTACAGCGGCGAAGAACACAGTGCCTGGAAATTTCTGGTCCAGGACACCCCATCGGGCGAGCTGCGCTGTCCGAAGGGAGCCGTCGGGCACCACTGGGGAAGCCGGAAGGGCCAATGGAACCTGAAGCTGGAGGACTCGCTCGACGACTCGAGGATCGACCCGCAGCTCAGCTTTATCGATCGATACGATGAGCTGATGTCGGTCAAGTTTTACGATTTTGCCGGGAAGCGCTACCTTCGGCGCGCGGTTCCGGTCCGGCACGTGCTGACCAAGGACGGTCCGGTACCGGTCGCGACCGTCTACGATCTGCTGTTTGCCCATTACGGCGTCTCCCGAGGACTTCCCGGCGACTACCCCACAGACTACAACGATACGGTGCCGTACACACCTGCCTGGCAGGAGCCGATCACCGGGATCGGCCGGGAGACCATCATTCGCCTGGCCCGCGAGTTTGCCGCCAACGCGGAGAAGACCCGCGGCAAATCGATGGTGATCATCGGCGCCAGCGCGAACCACTGGTACAACAACAATCTCGTTTATCGAGGACCGTCCACCGCGCTGATCCTGTGCGGGTGCTGCGGCGTCAACGGCGGGGGGCTCAACCATTATGTAGGCCAGGAAAAACTGACGCTGGCCGCCGCCTGGAAACCGGTCGCCTTCGCGAACGACTGGCTGAAACCCCCGCGCCTTCAGCAGACGCCTCTGTGGCATTACATCATGAGCGATCAGTGGCGCTACGAGGGGGAGTTTACGGAGTATGCACCGCTGCCGAATGACGCCAAGTGGGCGAAGGGGCACGCGGCGGATCATGTCGCGCGCTCCGTTCGTTTAGGCTGGATGCCGTTTTACCCGCAGTTTAACAAGAATCCCCTCGAAGTCGTGCGTGATGCGGAGCAGGCCGGCGCACAGACCCCGGAAGAGATTACGCAATACGTCCTTGACGAGCTGCAGAAGGGCGCCCTCGAACTGTCGGTCGAGAATCCCGACGCCCCGGAGAACTGGCCGCGGGTCTGGCTGATCTGGCGCGGCAACGCCATTCAATCCAGCGCCAAGGGCCACGAGTTCTTTCTGCGTCACTACCTGGGCACCCATCACAATCTGATCGCCCCGGAACGGGTCAATGGAACCGTAAGAGACGTTAAGATCTCAGGCAAGGCCCCGGAAGGGAAGATGGACCTGGTGGTGGACATCAACTTCCGCATGGATACCTCGGCCGTATATTCCGACATCGTCTTGCCCGCGGCCTTCTGGTATGAGAAGGACGACCTGAACTCTACCGACCTGCATTCGTTCATTCATAACCTCGGCAAGGCGGTGGATCCCCCATGGGAGGCCAAAAGCGATTACGATATTTTTAAGGCCCTGGCGAAGCGCGTGTCGGAACTGGCTGGGTACGCATTTGACGGACCCGTCAAGGACCTGGTCGCCGCCCCCCTCAGCGCCAATGGCCCGGACGAGATGGCTCAGAGGGAGATCATCGATTGGAAGGCAACCGGGGAGCGCCCGGTGCCCGGACGCACCTTTCCCCATCTGAAGGTCGTCGATCGCGACTACTCGACGCTGTACCAGAAATTCATCTCGTTCGGCCGGAAGGTACGCGAGGATGGTCTGACCGGCCACAACTGGGGCCCCCTCCCCATCCGGCAATTCTATGACGAGTTGCTGGAGTACCCCGAGGGGGGATCGCCTGACCCCCGCCACAAACGCACCGTTTCCTGGGGCGGACAGCGGTATCCGTCGCTCGAAACGTCGCTGGACGCCGCCAATCTGATTCTGCACCTCTCTCCGGAAACCAACGGCGAGGTCTGTTACGAGAGTTTCAGGGCGAAGGCGGAGGATGTCGGGGTGGAACTGGCAGACCTGGCCGAAGGCCACCGCAGCCAGCGGTTGAACTTCGGCGATCTGAAACGGCAACCAAGGCGTACGTTGATCTCTCCCTGCTGGAGCGGGATGACGAACGACGGACGCGCCTATTCGGCCTGGACGATGATGGTGGAACGGCTTGTCCCGTGGCGCACACTGACCGGCCGCCAGCATCTGTACCTCGACCACCCCTATTACATCGATTTCGGAGAGAACCTGCCGACCTATAAACCCAAGCTCGATGCGGCGCTGATCCACGACATCACCGAGAGCGAACAGGACGGTAACTGCCTGCGCCTGAACTACATCACGCCCCACGGCAAGTGGAACATCCACTCGACCTACAAGGACAACCACCGCATGCTGACGCTGTCGCGCGGCATGGATCCGGTCTGGCTGAACGACAAAGACGCCGCCCGCGTGGGCATTAAGGATAACGACTGGGTCGAGGTCTACAACGACAACGGCGTGGTGGTGACCCGGGCCAACGTCAGCTCCAGGGTTCAGCCGGGCACCTGCCTGTATTACCACGCGGTCGAGCGGACGATCTACGTACCCAAATCCCAGCTTCGGGGGCGGCGGGCCGGGGGCCACAACAGCCTCACCCGCACGCGGGTGAACCCGGTGCAGCTCGCCGGGGGATACGGCCAGTGGTCGTACGGGTTCAACTCGCTGGGGCCGATCGGCATTATGACCCGCAATACGTACTGTCTGGTGCGCAAGATGGATAAACTACAATGGGAGTAA